The following proteins are co-located in the Gloeocapsa sp. PCC 7428 genome:
- a CDS encoding GAF domain-containing protein: MTSSPEDIATDDNLLSVSQSCILAEVEKTSQQKFQYILPKSSAIAGLTLQNLLHQLLECTGKVTNVTTVTVLLRTEDQQHLEVCASVGLEDEIAAGIKIPFGRGFAGRVAVDCQPMIVEDISTIEIFSPILRNKGLRSILGVPLQINGQVVGVFHVGTTLPRQFTSDEIKLIQLMANCIAFLVTRAEITLANVSQASEGLYWWSNLACLLNPLWRHHCNSFTQGKYA, from the coding sequence ATGACAAGTAGCCCTGAGGATATTGCTACAGACGATAATCTGTTGTCTGTATCGCAGAGTTGTATCTTGGCTGAAGTAGAGAAAACTTCTCAGCAGAAGTTTCAATATATATTGCCTAAAAGTAGTGCGATCGCTGGTTTGACTCTACAAAACCTACTACACCAGTTACTCGAATGCACTGGTAAGGTTACGAATGTCACCACAGTCACTGTTCTATTGCGAACTGAGGATCAGCAACATCTGGAAGTATGTGCCTCTGTTGGACTTGAAGATGAGATTGCAGCAGGAATTAAAATTCCGTTTGGGCGGGGTTTTGCTGGTCGCGTTGCGGTTGATTGCCAACCAATGATAGTAGAAGATATATCAACAATAGAGATTTTTAGTCCAATTCTCCGCAATAAGGGACTGCGATCAATACTTGGTGTTCCCTTGCAGATTAATGGACAAGTCGTTGGCGTATTTCATGTTGGTACGACTCTTCCGCGTCAATTCACTAGCGATGAAATTAAGCTTATACAGCTTATGGCAAACTGTATTGCGTTTCTGGTTACTCGTGCTGAGATAACATTAGCTAATGTATCTCAAGCTTCAGAAGGATTATACTGGTGGTCTAATTTGGCTTGTTTATTAAATCCATTATGGCGGCATCATTGCAATTCTTTTACACAAGGTAAATATGCATAA
- a CDS encoding glycosyltransferase has product MRIAFVVGIFPLLSETFVLNQITGLIDRGHEVDIYALRHPLSNCKMHPHVEKYNLLARTYYTPAIPSNVFWRQLKGFALLFTNFHKAPLICLRSLNFFKYGRDAISLKILYSAIPLLEQEPYDIIHCQFACYALEILTLREIGALQGKLVTSFRGWDISRYVKQHGDCVYDQLLAKGDLFLPVCDYFRTWLVKRGYDSKKIVTHRSGIDCDKFTFTPRYLRSNNSIQIITVGRLVEKKGIEYSIEAVAQLSQIHKDIHYYIIGDGELKQELQHLIHYLGISHVVTLLGQRNQQEIIEELNNSHIFVAPSVTAQDGNQEGIPNTLKEAMAMGLPVVATKHSGISELVEDGVSGFLVPERDAEAIAQKLSYLIKHPERWADIGLAARKSVEAQYEIQKLNNELVDIYQKLLADKSVTYLPSGRSYYKAA; this is encoded by the coding sequence ATGAGAATTGCTTTTGTTGTTGGGATTTTTCCTCTTTTGTCCGAAACTTTTGTCTTGAATCAAATTACTGGTTTAATCGATCGAGGACATGAGGTAGATATCTATGCTCTACGACATCCACTCTCTAATTGCAAGATGCATCCCCATGTAGAAAAATATAATCTTCTCGCTCGTACCTACTATACTCCTGCTATACCAAGTAACGTGTTTTGGCGTCAATTGAAAGGTTTTGCGTTACTCTTTACCAATTTTCACAAAGCTCCTTTAATTTGTTTGCGATCGCTTAATTTTTTCAAATATGGTCGAGATGCCATTTCCTTGAAAATTCTGTATAGTGCAATACCATTGCTTGAGCAAGAACCTTACGATATTATTCACTGTCAATTTGCGTGCTACGCGCTCGAAATTCTGACGTTACGTGAAATTGGAGCATTACAGGGAAAACTTGTCACGTCTTTTCGCGGTTGGGATATTAGCCGCTATGTCAAGCAACATGGCGATTGTGTTTACGACCAACTTTTAGCTAAGGGAGACTTATTTCTTCCTGTTTGCGATTATTTCCGTACTTGGTTAGTTAAGCGTGGTTACGATAGCAAAAAGATTGTTACCCATAGATCAGGAATTGACTGCGATAAGTTCACATTTACGCCTCGCTATCTACGTTCTAATAACTCGATTCAAATTATCACCGTAGGTCGTTTAGTTGAAAAAAAAGGAATAGAGTACAGCATTGAAGCTGTTGCTCAACTATCTCAAATACACAAAGATATCCATTACTATATTATTGGCGATGGTGAGTTAAAACAAGAGTTACAGCACCTGATTCACTATCTTGGTATCAGTCATGTTGTCACGTTACTAGGTCAAAGAAACCAGCAGGAGATTATTGAGGAACTCAATAATTCACATATTTTCGTTGCTCCCAGTGTAACAGCGCAAGATGGAAATCAAGAGGGTATACCCAACACTTTAAAAGAAGCAATGGCAATGGGTTTACCAGTAGTTGCAACTAAACATAGTGGCATTTCTGAGTTAGTAGAAGATGGTGTTTCTGGGTTTTTAGTTCCTGAGCGTGATGCTGAGGCGATCGCCCAAAAATTAAGTTATCTGATTAAACATCCAGAAAGATGGGCAGATATCGGTTTAGCTGCTCGAAAATCTGTAGAAGCTCAATATGAAATACAAAAACTTAACAATGAGCTAGTTGACATTTATCAAAAATTACTTGCAGATAAATCAGTTACTTATCTTCCTTCAGGTAGATCGTATTATAAAGCAGCTTAA
- a CDS encoding glycosyltransferase has translation MKTIQAVARYLPEKCGGIQIRLSELLPVLQAYGVESKIAAAQNSKHENTYIHNGIEVYRYPVFPQPEAEPNHGELPHGRFECFERWLKEQKADIYHQHQWTPKCGLPHLRLAKELGMATVVSIRLPSPVCQRETLMLNGQEVCDGKIDEVRCSHCCGVPSAISDTVIKRLAYTPLGISNIASKVLHQFRKAPAPINTAATALFTPISLPAYIVARRQGLLEMAKFADRIVTLSDRLYETLLLNGVPQEKLIICKTGVPDVFLASTQNIKKVVNKALKVVFLGRWNRNKGIHILVEAIKSLPAEVAIELTIYGSAVDDDKYQQQIIQSIKTEPRIRIAETLTRAELPSILATYDILALPAQWFDVRPMSILEAYAAKLPVLGSDVGGVNELIKHNIDGLLLPPTDVKAWAEAFMQLATNPNLLSKLRQGIQPIRTMSMEAIDTVNLYQSILEEKASQAKSSVSDRLNFTQVVGTM, from the coding sequence AGGAATTCAAATTCGTCTTAGCGAACTATTGCCAGTTCTCCAAGCGTATGGAGTAGAAAGTAAAATAGCAGCGGCTCAAAATAGTAAACATGAGAATACATACATACATAATGGAATAGAAGTATATCGCTATCCTGTGTTTCCTCAACCAGAGGCAGAACCAAATCATGGAGAATTACCACATGGCAGATTTGAGTGTTTTGAACGCTGGTTGAAAGAGCAAAAAGCAGATATTTATCATCAGCATCAATGGACTCCAAAATGTGGCTTACCTCATCTACGCCTTGCCAAAGAGTTAGGTATGGCAACAGTTGTTTCAATTCGCTTACCTAGCCCTGTTTGTCAACGAGAAACTTTGATGCTAAACGGGCAAGAAGTATGTGACGGAAAAATAGATGAAGTAAGATGTAGCCACTGTTGTGGCGTGCCTTCAGCAATATCAGATACAGTAATTAAAAGATTAGCTTACACACCTTTGGGCATAAGTAATATAGCAAGTAAAGTACTACATCAATTTAGAAAAGCACCTGCACCAATCAATACTGCTGCAACGGCATTGTTTACTCCTATTTCGCTACCAGCTTATATAGTTGCTCGTAGACAGGGTTTATTAGAAATGGCGAAATTTGCTGACCGCATAGTGACGTTGAGCGATCGGCTTTATGAAACACTGCTACTCAACGGCGTTCCTCAAGAGAAGTTGATAATTTGTAAAACAGGTGTACCTGATGTGTTTCTAGCATCAACTCAAAACATAAAAAAAGTAGTAAACAAAGCCTTAAAAGTTGTGTTTCTTGGACGCTGGAACCGCAACAAGGGAATTCATATTTTAGTAGAAGCAATCAAGTCTCTACCTGCTGAAGTGGCAATTGAATTAACAATTTATGGGAGTGCAGTTGATGATGATAAATATCAACAACAAATTATACAAAGTATAAAAACTGAACCACGCATTCGTATTGCTGAAACTTTAACGCGTGCAGAGTTACCCTCTATTTTAGCAACATACGATATTTTAGCTTTACCTGCACAATGGTTTGATGTAAGACCAATGTCTATTTTAGAAGCCTATGCTGCCAAGCTACCTGTTTTAGGTTCGGATGTCGGGGGTGTTAATGAACTTATTAAACATAATATTGATGGTTTGTTACTACCTCCTACTGATGTTAAAGCTTGGGCTGAAGCTTTTATGCAACTAGCTACTAACCCAAATTTATTATCTAAACTTCGCCAAGGAATTCAACCTATTCGGACTATGAGTATGGAGGCTATAGACACAGTAAATCTGTATCAAAGTATTTTAGAGGAAAAAGCGTCACAAGCAAAAAGTAGCGTTAGTGATAGACTAAATTTTACACAAGTGGTTGGAACTATGTAG